One genomic window of Bicyclus anynana chromosome 10, ilBicAnyn1.1, whole genome shotgun sequence includes the following:
- the LOC128198455 gene encoding craniofacial development protein 2-like: protein MEEVLIALRKIQKDLDEQKKEITKNGEKVTEQVTENIIKILDDKFKSWEENQADLKRKWKTKNKDYNYSKNKLDIEKPPEKRKRNTSISPPSSSSLHNMPRNNQPPKKNNRLVTEEEYDYNPPKILSSDQLKIFERKNNQLYILTYNVRTLSSYDKILEMENALAHIKYDIIGLSEVRRVGNAIEEYPKFILCYTGKTQGKFGVGFIIQKHLKQYMESYVGMSERVAMLNLKISEKKFTIIQVYAPTEAADEEEINTFYETVYEAIDKAYKDFILMGDFNAKIGMPQKDELLVMKQYGYGTRNERGQRLVDFAIQNKLAIINTFYKKKAKRRWTWRSPNGKHKNEIDFILSNFPDLFQDIETLSVNFASDHRPLRAKISLAKQIKRRTRFVNKKNSALKNEVEIEIYKENLKTQLSQLNIEPVENFQLDKDSSCTHR, encoded by the exons ATGGAGGAAGTTTTAATTGCACTCCGTAAGATCCAAAAAGACCTCGATgaacaaaaaaaggaaataactaAGAATGGGGAAAAAGTAACCGAACAAGttactgaaaatataattaaaatattggatGACAAGTTCAAATCATGGGAAGAAAATCAGGCAGATCTTAAAAGAAAATGGAAAACCAAGAACAAAGATTACAATTACTCGAAAAACAAGCTAG ATATAGAAAAACCacctgaaaaaagaaaaaggaacACCTCTATATCACCACCAAGTAGTTCAAGCTTACATAATATGCCACGCAACAATCAACCACCAAAGAAAAACAA CCGGCTGGTCACCGAGGAAGAGTACGACTACAACCCTCCAAAGATACTATCATCAGATcaacttaaaatatttgaaagaaaaaataatcagCTCTACATATTAACCTACAATGTTAGAACTCTTTCGtcttatgataaaatattagaaatgGAAAATGCATTAGCGCACATAAAATACGATATAATAGGCTTATCAGAAGTTCGGCGCGTCGGAAATGCCATAGAAGAATACCCAAAATTTATTCTTTGCTATACTGGTAAAACACAAGGGAAATTCGGAGTTGGATTTATAATACAAAAGCATCTTAAACAATACATGGAAAGCTATGTAGGTATGTCTGAACGGGTTGCTatgctaaatttaaaaatatcagaaaAAAAGTTTACAATCATACAAGTATACGCCCCAACAGAAGCAGCAGACGAAGAAGAAATAAACACTTTCTATGAAACCGTGTATGAAGCAATTGACAAGgcatacaaagattttattttgatggggGACTTCAATGCTAAAATTGGTATGCCACAAAAAGATGAACTCTTAGTAATGAAACAGTACGGGTACGGAACAAGAAACGAAAGAGGACAAAGACTCGTTGATTTCGCCATCCAAAATAAGCTAGctattattaatactttttacaagaaaaaagcAAAAAGGAGGTGGACTTGGCGATCCCCAAacggaaaacataaaaatgaaatagacTTCATACTATCAAATTTCCCTGACTTATTTCAAGACATAGAGACTCTAAGTGTAAATTTTGCATCAGACCATAGACCGCTTAGAGCCAAAATATCACTCGCTAAGCAAATAAAAAGAAGAACTAGATTTGTTAATAAGAAAAACAGTGCACTTAAAAACGAAgtagaaatagaaatatataaagaaaatttaaaaactcaatTATCTCAACTCAACATAGAGCCAGTAGA GAACTTCCAACTCGACAAAGACTCGTCATGCACTCACAGATAA